The Gemmatimonadota bacterium region TTTATGAACTACACCATGCCCGAGCATATCTATCGCAATGCAAACCCCAGACTCAAACGCCTGGTCGGATTTTTAGATCATGGAGCCTATGGATGACAATAGACAGGAGGCCATCATGATGACAGATGCACAGCGCTATTTATTTGATATGATGGGATATCTGCATCTGGAACAAGCACTTACACGAACAGAACTAAAGGCCGCACAACAGGCTATAAATCGGTACGTAAATGCCTCAGACGATGAACTGCCCGAAGGATTTGGGCGTTCAACCTCATTATTTGACAAAAATCGCACACAATTCAAATACGCTTTTGCTTTTGACAAAGTACTGGAAGCGCTGGTCTTTCACCGTTCATTCTGGCCCATCGTGCTGGAAGTATCTGGACAACGTCCGCGGCTAAACAGTGGTGAAGTGCGGATCAATACGGCTAAAGACCCCGTTCATCGATTGCATTGTTCGCGCGAGAGTTTTGGACGATATAGCTGTCGATATAGCTGTGACGATGGGAAAATTTATTGCGACGACCTGGTGGTGTTTATCTATCTGACCGATGTCTTGCCTGGAGATGGTGGATTGCTGCTCGTGCCAGGGTCACACAAAAGCGATTTTAAGCGTCCACCCGATGTGTTCAACGACGGATGGATCGAAAAGGACGTACCCCCCGGTGTAGCAAATATTACAGCCCGGGCTGGCGATATTGTCGTAACCACAGAATTGATGACACACGGGGCAATGGCCTGGCAACCCAAAGATCGGGATCGCCGTTTCTTCATTCTCAGATACCGCCCGCAATATCACCGACAAATCCGCGAATTTCCCGATTCAGTACTGGCGCGGGTCTCGCCCGAAACGCGAGAGCTTCTCGAGACACAGTCCTATACACACGAAAAAGAGATCGTAAAAAAGGATTTCGTGACATTGACGATTTGAGCGACTGATTCATCTGCACATAACAAAACGCCCGCAAGAGCAATCTGACGGGCGTTTTTGTATTTGGACTTTCTTAACCGCGTTGCGACAACACATCGCGCTCGTAAGTCTCTATCTCATCGAGCCAGGAAGCACCGATAGGCACATTGGCTTTGAGGCAGCACATATCCCACACGGCGGAAAATGGCATCGTCTTCATCTCTTCCATCAATGCGAGCTTTTGCGCGAGCTTGCCTTCGGCTTCGAGTTGGCGCAGGCAGTCGGTCGGATCAACGAGACCATAGAGGAGCGCTTTGCGCGTGGCGCGCGTGCCAATAACATAAGCTGCTGTGCGATTGATGCTCGCATCGAAGAAATCGAGCGCGAGATACATGCGATCAATCGCATTGTGGCGGGCGAGTTCCAGAAAAACATTGCGCACATCATCGCTAAAGAGAACAATGTGATCCGAATCCCAGCGAATGGGACGGCTCGTGTGGATGAGCAACTTGTCGTGGAATGCAAAATGCGCTGAGAGCTTGTCGGCAATCGATTCAGTCGGATGAAAATGTCCCATATCGAGACAGAGGAGTTTGCCCCGAGTCAACGCATAATTGGCGTAAAAATCATTGGATCCAACCGTATAATCCTCCATGCCCAATCCAAAAAGCTTGCCTTCAACCGCATCAACGCATTCGGGACCTATGCCCAGACCATCGTTAAAGACAGTATCCAATGCCTCCACCAGACGCTCGCGGGGCGTCCACCGATCAGCGGGATGGTCTTTGGCGCCATCGGGGATCCAGTGATTGTTGACAACCTCATCCCCCAGCGCTTTCCCAATGGCTTCAGAAATGCGGCGGCTCGCAATAGCGTGTCGAATCCAGAAATCGCGAATACCTTTATCGGGATGGCTCAGGGTAAAACCATCGTTGGCTTTGGGATGTGCAAAATAAGTGGGATTAAAATCAATACCGATATCATGTGCTTTTGCCCAATCGATCCAGCTCGCAAAGTGCTCGGGCTCCAGAGCGTCGCGATCGACGACTTTGCCACCTGTATCACTATAAGAAGCGTGGATATTCGCCCTGTGTGGCCCCGGCAACAGATCGACCACTTTTTTCAGGTCTCGGCGAAGCTCATCCCCATTGCGTGCGCGACCGGGATAATTGCCCGTAGCCATAATGCCGCCGCCTTCAACGGCTTCATCTTTAACTTCAAAACCCGCCACATCGTCACCCTGCCAGCAATGGAGCGAGATCGGCACTTCAAGTGCCCTATTCACAGCCCGTTCAACATCCACGCCAAAAGCGGCGTACTGTTCGGCGGCGTGCTCGAAATTGGCTTCAATCTGAACATCGGTAATCGGTGTTTTGTAATGCATTGAAATCTCCTATAATCAGTGAATAGAAGAGGACCAAAAAGCCTTAGCGAATTACTTTCACATCGCGCAAATATCGCTCAAATGCCGTATCCACGCGCTGCCCCGTAAAATCGAATACAACAGAATCGGATGCGGCATCGCGAAGAAAATGGCGAAATGCAACCTGTCTCTCCATTGCGACGAGATAGGTGCCCGCAGAATCGGGCTTTGCCCCTATCTTCAGATTTGAGATGGTTTTATCCTCGCGCTCAAACGAGCAACCCGCTGTCAGATACATCCGCGCTTCGAGAACCGCCTGAATTTGATCCCTCGAAAGGCGTGTGAGCATTACGGGTGGCCTGTATTGCCTCAGCCGATAAATATCGTTCAAAAAAATATCGCCCGCGGCAACACCGTGCGTATCCCCATTGCGTTCCAGAATCGCAACATCGGCCCGCGTTTGATGCAACACCGCCTGTCCCACCAGATCGCCCAATGCCGACCGATCATCTCGCGCATTGGGCAAATCGCGTTCTGTTCGACAAATCACCTCATTTAAGGGCCTGGCGTATTTATCGATGAGCGCTTCAATCTCTGAATCGCGCGCAATTGCCTCCTTAAGAGGCAACAATTTTCCATTCAACCCCATCACCCGATAGCCACGCGCCGCCTTTTGCAATTGTACATCCACACGCCCCAAAAACTGGTAATAATGCCGCGCTTGCACAATAGCCACGCTCCCATTCCCATTTACCCTTGCGATACGCGAAGGCGTATTTAACCGCGTGTGAGTATCGCCGCCCACAATCAAATCCAATTCGGGCACAGCCGCAGCCAATAAACTGTCGTTTTTAACACCAATATGCGTCAATGCAATCAAAAAATCGACCTTTGGGCGCAAT contains the following coding sequences:
- a CDS encoding phytanoyl-CoA dioxygenase family protein, whose amino-acid sequence is MMTDAQRYLFDMMGYLHLEQALTRTELKAAQQAINRYVNASDDELPEGFGRSTSLFDKNRTQFKYAFAFDKVLEALVFHRSFWPIVLEVSGQRPRLNSGEVRINTAKDPVHRLHCSRESFGRYSCRYSCDDGKIYCDDLVVFIYLTDVLPGDGGLLLVPGSHKSDFKRPPDVFNDGWIEKDVPPGVANITARAGDIVVTTELMTHGAMAWQPKDRDRRFFILRYRPQYHRQIREFPDSVLARVSPETRELLETQSYTHEKEIVKKDFVTLTI
- a CDS encoding L-rhamnose isomerase, whose translation is MHYKTPITDVQIEANFEHAAEQYAAFGVDVERAVNRALEVPISLHCWQGDDVAGFEVKDEAVEGGGIMATGNYPGRARNGDELRRDLKKVVDLLPGPHRANIHASYSDTGGKVVDRDALEPEHFASWIDWAKAHDIGIDFNPTYFAHPKANDGFTLSHPDKGIRDFWIRHAIASRRISEAIGKALGDEVVNNHWIPDGAKDHPADRWTPRERLVEALDTVFNDGLGIGPECVDAVEGKLFGLGMEDYTVGSNDFYANYALTRGKLLCLDMGHFHPTESIADKLSAHFAFHDKLLIHTSRPIRWDSDHIVLFSDDVRNVFLELARHNAIDRMYLALDFFDASINRTAAYVIGTRATRKALLYGLVDPTDCLRQLEAEGKLAQKLALMEEMKTMPFSAVWDMCCLKANVPIGASWLDEIETYERDVLSQRG
- a CDS encoding bifunctional UDP-sugar hydrolase/5'-nucleotidase — translated: MTYFIIVVTFLTGSVWASDTVDLVVLHINDTHGKLSSYNLGGHNIGGIGRLSTLVKQVRAENPGRVLLLHAGDIFSRGEPVVIYTGGYVNLLAFEKMGFDAITPGNGEFYFGIENLKRQTSRVSTPFVHANVTYKHHDGSIFPPYLIKEVQGVKVGILGLGLIRPWHQSSQTLNLNDAVETAKQYMPELRPKVDFLIALTHIGVKNDSLLAAAVPELDLIVGGDTHTRLNTPSRIARVNGNGSVAIVQARHYYQFLGRVDVQLQKAARGYRVMGLNGKLLPLKEAIARDSEIEALIDKYARPLNEVICRTERDLPNARDDRSALGDLVGQAVLHQTRADVAILERNGDTHGVAAGDIFLNDIYRLRQYRPPVMLTRLSRDQIQAVLEARMYLTAGCSFEREDKTISNLKIGAKPDSAGTYLVAMERQVAFRHFLRDAASDSVVFDFTGQRVDTAFERYLRDVKVIR